TTCCTGCCGCAGCCGATGGACGACTGGCAGGAGGGTGTCACTGATCGCGGTGTGGAAGGCGGCGACGCGGACGGTCCCGGCGGGTTCGGCCGACGGGTCGAGGTCGGCGCGGGCCGCTTCGTGGGCAGCCAGGATCTGTACGGCGTGACCCGCGAGCCGACGGCCCGCCGGGGTGAGCCGGACGCGGCGGCCGTCAGGCTCCAGCATTGGCGTGCCGACCTCTTTGGCGAGTGCGGCGATCTGCTGGGAGACGGTGGAGGTGGTGACGCCGAGGACCTCCGAGACGGCGTGCATCGAGCCGAGCCGGGACAGGGCGAGCAGGAGTTCGAGACGGCGTACATCCATTCACTGATCATGAACGATATGTCCGGGATTCTCACGTGGACGCGAACAGATTCGCGAGCTTGACTGGACGGTATGCGCACACGAGAGACAGGGATCGCCTTCGCGGTCCTGTCGATGACGATGGTCCAGCTGGGACTGGCTGCCTCGGTCGGGCTGTTCGACCGGGTCGGGCCGGAGGGCGCTGCCTGGCTGCGGCTGGTGTGCGCAGGGCTGATCGTGCTAGTGCTGTTCCGCCCGCGGCCGAGCTCGTTCGATCGCAACGCGTTGCTGGCCGCGGTAGGTCTCGGTGTCGCTACTGCGGGCGTGACCTTGCTGTTCATGGCCGCCGCGGCGCGCCTGCCACTCGGTACGGCGAGCGCACTCGAGTTCCTCGGTCCGCTGTCGGTCGCCGTACTGCGGAGTCGCGGGCGGCTGATCTGGCCGGCGTTGGCGTTCGCCGGCGTACTGCTCCTGACACAGCCGTGGCACGGGTCGGTCGACGGTCCCGGCGTACTGTTCGCGCTCGGTGCCGCAGTGTGCTGGGCGGCGTACATCGTCCTCACCCAGCGTGTGGGCAGCAACGTCACCGGTCTTCAGGGGATGGGCGTCTCGCTCCCTGTCGCCGCGGTCGTGGCCACCGTCGTCGCCGGTCCTGCCACGATCCCGGTCATGACCTGGGAGTTGGTCGTCATCGGCTTCGGTCTGGCGCTCCTGCTGCCGGTGATCCCGTTCAGCCTCGAGTACCTGGCACTGCGCCGCCTGGACGCCGGCGTCTTCGGCACGTTGATGAGCCTCGAACCGGCGCTGGCCCTGCTGATCGGCTGGCTACTGCTCGGCCAGTCCCCCACGCTGCTGCAGGCGTTCGGCATCGCGGGCGTGATCACCGCCGGCATCGGCGCAGAGAGAGCCGCAAGCCGCCGCAGCCGGTTGGTCCCGCTACTGTCAGAGTGACTGTCGACGGCAGTACCATCGGGTCACAATATGCAGGACAGTTAGCAATATCGGCGAGCACAAGGACGATTCATCGGATGAATCACGATCCAGCGACCGGCGGCCGGACGGGCGACTCGTCGCTGCTGCGCCGGCTGAACCTGGCCGCGGCCCGTGGCGCCTTCCTCGCCGCGGAGTCACTGACGCTGCGCGAACTCCGCGCGGTCGTCGGCGTCTCCCGGCCGACCGCCGAGGACCTGCTCGCCGAACTGCTCACCGAGGGCCGCGTCGAGGAAACCTCCGCACCGCGCACCGCCTCGTCGACCCGCGGCGCCGGGCGGCCGGCCCGGCACTTCCGGTTCCGCGCCGAGTCCGGGTACGTCGCCGGCCTGGACATCGGCGCGCACAAGGCGCTGGCGGTGGTGACCGACCTGCGCGGCACCACGCTCGCCACCCATCGCGTCGAACTCGACCCAGCGCTCGAGGCCCCTGACCGCGTCCGGGCCGCGATCGACGCCGCGCGGGCGAGCTGGGCGCAGGCGCGCATCGACCCGGCGGACATCACCGGCGTCGCCGTCGGGGTGACCGGTGCGCTCCGGGCCGCCGAGGGGGTGCACGACGTCCGCGAGGGGCCGGTCGGCTCGGGGCTGGCGCCGTACTCGCTGCCGGGGTTCACCGAGATCGATGTGGCGGGTGAACTGTCCGCAGGGCTGGGCAAACCGGTCGCGATCGCGAACGACGTGAAGCTGGCGGCGCTGGCCGAGCACTGGAAGGGCGCGGCGCGCGACCACCGCGACATCGTCTACATGTTCGCCGGGCATCGCGCGGGCGCCGGCGTACTGATCGACGGGCAGGTGCACCAGGGCCGGCACGGCGCGGCCGGCGAGATCGGGGTGTTCCCGGCGCTCGGATGGGCGCCGGCGATGGAGCGGCTGCATGCCCGAGGTGCGGCGCTCGCCGCCGCGGACGGTGTCGAGCGGGGGCGGGAGGGCGAGCTGGTGATCGCGTCGGCGGCCCGGCAGGATCCGGAGAGTCTCGAGGTGCTGATCGAGTTCGCCGAGGTGCTGGCCCGCGGCGCGGCGGTGCTCGCACTGGCCGTCGACCCCGAACTGATCGTGCTCGGCGGCGGCATGTCGCGCGGCGGAGCGATCATCGCCGAGCCGTTCCGGCGGGAGCTGGCCAAACTCAGCCTGGTCCCGATCGACGTGGTCAGCTCGACGATGGGCGCCGACTCGGTCGCCCTCGGCGCGGCCCGGATGGCGCTGGACGCCGTCATCGCGGAGCTCTTGGCGGTCCCGGGGTCTTGACCGCGGCGGTTCCGGCGATGAAAGATCGGATCTCTGAATAGGCAATCTGGTTGCCGTAATTCCGCCCAGCTGGAAGTGAGAGATCACCGATGGCCCTCCGGTCCCGTGCCGCCCTCCTGCTCCTCGCCCTGTTCTCGACCCTCCTCTCGGTGATCCCCGCCAAAGCCGAGGTGGAGAATCCGCGACAGCAATGGCTGCGCGACTCCACCGCCGGCCTGTTCCTGCACTGGGGCATGTTCACCGCACCCCGCCACACCGACTGCGCCGCCTGGGAACGGGACGTGACCGCCGGCGGGTGGAGCGCGGACTACTGGGTCGACGAGGCGCTCAAGCTGCATGCGTCGTACATCGTGCTCGCGACCTTCCACAGCCGGCTCGGGTACGCCCGGCCGTGGCCGTCGAAGATTCCCGGTAGTTGCGCCACGCAGCGAGATTTCCTCGGCGAACTGGTTGCCGCGGGCAAGGCCAAGGGCGTCCACGTGCTGCTCTACATGACCGACGACCCTCAGTGGCACAACGAGGTACCCGGCGTCGAGACGCTCGATTCGGCGGCGTACTCGGCGTACAAGGGTCAGCAGGTCGACCTGACCACGCGGCAGGGGTTCGGGATGTACAGCTACGACTTGTTCCACGAGGTGATGGACAACTACCCCGACCTGTCCGGGTTCTGGATCGACAACGACAACGAATACTGGGAGCAGCACGGACTGTACGAACAGATCCGGCAGCAACGGCCCTCGTGGTTGCTCAGCAACAACAACGAGGACACGCCGATCATGGACACGGTCAGCAACGAGCAGAAGACCGGCATCA
This Kribbella sp. NBC_00482 DNA region includes the following protein-coding sequences:
- a CDS encoding ROK family protein → MNHDPATGGRTGDSSLLRRLNLAAARGAFLAAESLTLRELRAVVGVSRPTAEDLLAELLTEGRVEETSAPRTASSTRGAGRPARHFRFRAESGYVAGLDIGAHKALAVVTDLRGTTLATHRVELDPALEAPDRVRAAIDAARASWAQARIDPADITGVAVGVTGALRAAEGVHDVREGPVGSGLAPYSLPGFTEIDVAGELSAGLGKPVAIANDVKLAALAEHWKGAARDHRDIVYMFAGHRAGAGVLIDGQVHQGRHGAAGEIGVFPALGWAPAMERLHARGAALAAADGVERGREGELVIASAARQDPESLEVLIEFAEVLARGAAVLALAVDPELIVLGGGMSRGGAIIAEPFRRELAKLSLVPIDVVSSTMGADSVALGAARMALDAVIAELLAVPGS
- a CDS encoding EamA family transporter, with the translated sequence MRTRETGIAFAVLSMTMVQLGLAASVGLFDRVGPEGAAWLRLVCAGLIVLVLFRPRPSSFDRNALLAAVGLGVATAGVTLLFMAAAARLPLGTASALEFLGPLSVAVLRSRGRLIWPALAFAGVLLLTQPWHGSVDGPGVLFALGAAVCWAAYIVLTQRVGSNVTGLQGMGVSLPVAAVVATVVAGPATIPVMTWELVVIGFGLALLLPVIPFSLEYLALRRLDAGVFGTLMSLEPALALLIGWLLLGQSPTLLQAFGIAGVITAGIGAERAASRRSRLVPLLSE